From Calliphora vicina chromosome 3, idCalVici1.1, whole genome shotgun sequence:
ttaatattttgtttcacaaattaaattaacaaattacaacttgcctttatgttcgaaaTAGTGAAGGTAAAACTTtatgcaatagaaaaaggtacccttaaagttaactattactattacgaacataaaggcaagttgtaataatggcccttagtataaagtacaatacaatattaattaatttttaagttatcggacctttaataaataaagtctgtatgacaaggtaataaataatatttataattgtctcctaatgggttaatataaacatatatgaagtcacttcgaagcacttcacaatgaaaaagtttaataattttttttttaaatcgcaaaaaaaaattataaaatcgcttgaacagtatttaaaacaattgtgttgataacactttcaaacagctgttaaaatttgtttgtttatgtcaaaaacatatgacacattttaaatgttctataatcgcactaaagtgttacgttaagtcaacattacatcaacggtcggctaacccagccttaaatgaaacagacaaacaaaaaacacatggAAAAATACCGTACATGTACTTTAAAATCATCGGTACCTAAATGTACCCTAAAATGTTCACTACGTGTTCGCTAAAATCATCCCTAAAAAGTTCACTACATGTACCCTAAAAGAACACTACACGTAGCGTAGATTTTGAAAAGTAGATAAACGCTACGAGGTAGTGAATGTCTAGATGTTCCGTACCTTATTCGTAGTGTTTACGAACATCATCTCACAAACGTAGTGTTCGGTATATTGTATATGTACATGTGCGCAAAcactaaaaacaaatgaaggGAATGTGTTCTTTAAATGTACAGTACGAATAAGGTACGGTTTATTTTCGAACTCTGTATCAaacgtttcgatttgtttatttgAGTACTCTGATATTTATACAAGTATACAAGTCATCAgctgtttatttcattttcctTTGTAAATACTTGTGAGATTGTcaacattttttctttgttgtttttctttttatgtttgTCAACAGTTTTTGACAATCTCACcagtttttacacaaacaaaattaatgttgtttttttattgttgatttgTTGTAGAGTTGTTGATTTGTTGTAGAGTTGTTGATTTGTTGTAGAGTtgtcacttgtggttgttgtggcgaaaaatacaacaaacccaaaagcaaaaacaacaacaggccactttgacagttcacttacAAAGTACcatggtacaatcagttaccaggtacaattattagagagagttTTCATTATTCAACCctaaaacgtcaaactatgtGTTTAATTACTTaccttttttcaatttgttaccgcgatattttatacatttttaacgttttaattgaaattagtacacatttatttaataaaatatagtttttcttcaattattaatgaatgaaattgaattttttcgtaacaaaaatttaaattcaattattttttttggcatttcctttttatattttttaattttcttttgtttgacgttattgggaatgtataattgagagcatactttctaataattgtaccttgctaatTCTACAATGCAATGTTGTTTctgtaaatgttttatttgttgtagtactgtcgctactttatctATACCCTATAATAGGGTTTTTACACTTACGTACATTTTGGCGAAACGTATGGAAGATGTTGAAAACTTGAAAGATTTGTTCACACTTGCAACATCTACCAtcagtaaaattgcaaaaatactaaaaatcatattgtttttatgaaaacaatatGAATTGagactggttttcttttttatactatcaaattaaataaaataataaatttcaagcaTATAAAATGTCACCCtcattattatataaatatttgtttacattttttttaatataaatgccATTTTATTAGTGATGACACTAAAATAATCGAAAGATGTTATGTGGAACGAAGTGagatatgaacattttttaaagatgtAGAAAGATGTTGGCACTCAGCCCTGTGTAATTCTTATGGGAAGATGTTacttgggggttacacgatcaatttttgcctttcaagttttaatacactcacacttttttactaatacactcacacttttaagaattgaaacgaacttgcattcaatttcacattcaagttggtgttcaatttttcattcaagaaaactgctgattacatttttatgtccaatttgtactaaaattgttttcaagttgcgtgctgcctacgtcaccgctttcaatttttataaattttgacaaacagtatatgtaaaagactatcaagaaaaacttgatcgtgtggctgcagTGTTAACATCTTTGCAAATTGATGGTAGATGTTAGATGTGCGCTAGTGTAAAAACCCTATAAAAACCCTATTAATTAACTTTGGTGGTCACCTTCTAATCTATAAAAGTGTTGCCATTTTAGAAGTGAAGAAAATCGTCAAGTGTatagtaaaaacgggtaaaaaaattacgaaaaaagagtaaaaagcGCCAagagaaaaaagtaaattttaacaaaaaaattttaaaatttattttttcacttgcaaataacacaataaaaacgggtaaaattgACACTCAAAACAATGataaattcttaattaaattatttatttcattatttacttAGGAGTAAAcaaaaccttaaaataaaataacaattcaataaaaaacgaCATACATACATCTTTTCAATAATCAACATCATCACCAGaacatacacaaaaaaaaaataatcgaggcTATATACTAAGCTTGCATaggtaatttctttttatatgagACTGAAAAACTAAGTTTCATTATCTATGCCAATAGGTAATTCAAACTATACACTTTAcctaaaaactatgttaatataACTATTGGAATTAGCATTTTGATGTTTGGTATCTTCTtcgaagtttttttgtttattttattgtcaattgaaaatatttttggtgcaaaagtgtatgtatgaaattatctaaaattttagttatattaatTAAGAAACTTTGCAAATTCCATTCTACCCTTGCGCTTAGTTAAATTTATACcatatttttaggaaatataACCTATGGATTTTTTTGTGTACTAAAATTGGAACGATACGATTTTAATCGAAATTAATTTCctatacattttattcgatatcaaataagagaataccaaaaattaaaaaaaacgcaCATTCGAATAAGTATCTGATCGTGTTCGACTGCGGTAATTAGCCCGCAGATATTTTATAactccctgtctatacttgacaaatatttatcataacaattaatgacgtttgttgtcaatacaaagttgtctgagcaaaagcactaacaattttgtcataacgaagcaataatactaataaatgaagACTATACCtgctaattttttatcttgacaacgattttgacgtttatcatgataaaaatttatcaggatAGACAGGGAGTAAGTTTGATTTGTTACAAAATCACATGGTTTTAACAAAAAGCGCcacaaaatatggaaaaagcgtcaaaaaatacccttttttaaaacagggtatttggaaaaaataaaagggtAACGAGCATAAAAAAGCGTCATAAAATACCCGAAAAGCGTCAAAATGGCAACACTGATCTACACACATAAATACTCATTAATTTTACATCACTAGTACACATTGTTACTCAACatgataaatttaataattcgccgaaataataaaataaaattaattcttttaaatcATGAAAGAAAATTATCAAGGCTAGAAAATCAATCAAATGGTGAAAATAATGAAAGTGCTGACAACGGTGTGAATCATGCAATTAACTGCAACAAGTCCGGCCTGttaaaacaacatcaaaatATGCTTCACAACAAAGGTCCTTACAAAGAGCCAAATTCTTGGATTCATTTAACCGAAAAATATCAAAGGAAAGTTTTCGGACGTTATGGTTCTGATAGTGGAGTTAGTCCCCGCATATGCTTCAATACAAATACTAACAATATATCTAAAGCTCGTTATGAGGAATTAGCTGAGCCTGAAACAATACAGTCTatgattgaaaaatataaatttcaacagAAATGCGAAGTTGATGAAATACTTAAACGTGAAGATGAAATCaacaaaaaacttgaaaaacttGAACTATGGAAACAAGAACTGAATTCAAGAATATTGAAAAAGGAGGCCGACGCATTTGCTGCTAAAGAAAAACGGGAGCGTTTAATAGAAGAAGTACGAAGGCATTTTGGTTACAAAGTAGATCCCAGGGATGAACGATTCAAAGAGGTGCTCGAACAGAAGGAAAGGGAGGATAAAAAGAAACAGAAAGAAGCGAAACGCAAAGCTAAAGAACAGAAGTTGATGTCCAAACTAGTAGGTAAATCTACTACGTAgtcaaatattgaaatatttatttgtaaattcggaattaaatgaataaaagctttgttgTAATAACAGAAAACCAAAAACTAATTGGGCtgatacagcccaattatgaataaaaattccccgggagttttctaatttttcctattcaaattcaatgggaaaaaactcccggggaacaaactcccgcggaattttttattcataattgggctgacaTAGCCCAAGTATCTGTCTATCTGTATCTGAAGTATCCAAAACCGGAGCCGAAAACCGGtgaaccggttttttcatctttgtaaactccaccggtttcggtttttttaacttttcggttttttgacaaacctaTTTTGGTAAGGCGGTTAACCGgctttaaagaaatatattttctaaacctcaattaaacatgtttatgaaaaactgatacaatttttaaaaatattgatttattttattgaaaattatagcatttgacaatatttcgtaaaagatataaaataattgcataaaaattcaaaaatgctaaataaaaatttaatataaaccggtttttttgaagacaaaaaccgaaaccgtttaaccgtttttttttaagacaataataaaaaccagttttttcaaaaacactttttcggttaaactggaaaccggtttttcaaattttccggTTTGGACACTATTCGCAatattaataacactgtgcacgaaattgacactttttctgtcaagaatggcacccagcggcttaaactaattcgggttcgctgaattcagtggtgctaaccgtttttttaggttagctcgtattttcgagatataccgttatttcgaaaatggaggaggttgcataaCATATACAAATCCGGACTTAAAaattcacacagcatacagatttatctttaatcttccatattttttaaaagaaggccacaactttcgtacgggtttcaaaaaaatggaatgtatatggaaaaactaaacataagttggcacatttcagaaaaaaaatttaactaatgtttcgaagttcgattttaaggggacaaaaatattcacacagtttctaatttttaataggaaaatagttttttttaatagtttaatattttgtggagtcgcctatctttttaatgacttcttttaatcatcttggcattgaatcgaccaaattttggtgacgtcagctccaatattttgccatttttgtaacaggacttctttaagttgagtcttactaataatatggtgcGTTCGGCCAATTTATTCCACAAATGTCCTATGGAattcatgtcaggtgattgcAGAGCAGTCGGGAGAATGTGGGGAACATGATGCACTACCCATATTCAGACGTCATGGGCAGTGTGTTTTGGGTCATTGTACTGTTGATAACAGAAATATTCccaagctttaactttagagcacattgtagtaggttttcttttaaaatattaaggtacactgTTTTGCATTATAAAATTCCTGTTactgtaaatttttatattttgattttaaatgaactattttataatataataataataacacttttattaatattattacgttagtgagtttatcagagacgcttttcgaacaaacatcaactgagtgctgaattcgtgtacattataaagtgtgcctgtatttctgcgaatttataaacgtgtataaaaaacattgagtgactatttaattctgtgtttgttgtacattataataaatgaataaataaagagttgttacaatttttaaactactaaacggcttttatttgcaatcaaagtatccggtttatttaagggaaataaacaaacgttttgaaagggttaaaacgtaacattaTCATTATTGTACAAGGTGTGTGCAGTTATTTTGTACCTAACCATAAATTGGAAATAACTTTGTCCAATTTACATACAATACTTGCTAATTTGAACGTGGCAAATAAATGCACAAAACCACCATGTTTTGGAATCGACActgatttgaaattttaagccaGTGACATAATTTAATATAACTATGATGAAATAATTTTCTTGGCCCAACTTTATTATCAACAGCTACTAAATGCCATTCAGACCGTAATTTATTTGCTATTGCCAAAAACCCATTAATTGAAATACACCAGATAtagaattcaaatttaatttatcttgTACATAAATTAATAGGCACCACTATGAGGAAGAAGTAAAAGCAAGAAGAAGAACCgctaaaatataattggatTCATGATGTCACAAGCAAATAAGtattaataatgttaaaatatttaataatgttaACATCATATGTATTTTAACAGTTGCTTATAGAttaacatacaaaaattaatgtaatattTACATGAAAagcttttgtttatttgtaagaaaagcttttttttatggTAATATATTTGTGCTCAGAgcgttataattttttttggaatttacaaaaatatatgcaCAAATAGATCACGATAATTAttctttatacatatattaattataaataattttttttaattattacaattgatatatatgaacaaaattttcGTATGAAttagaatttgtttaataatttgtatagcatgttatatattgttacgaaattgtacttgaattcaaatataacgattttaagggctgatttaaaagtagcataatgctttcaaataacagtgctgtaatagcaaactgtaacatatctgtgggcattattaaataaaagctttcagttgaccattgatcgtaagttggcaacgctgtttgctgcgaccgtatattcgaattcgaatattcagttaaagagcattgtagaaatagagctttctagatggtaatgcagtgttataaatagtggcagaggttgcagtcgttagtgagtttatcggagacgctattcaaataaacatcaactgagtgccttaaagtgtgcttcaattgaattcgtgtacattatgaagtgtgtctttatttctgcgaatttataaacgtgtataaaaaacactgagtgactatttaattctgttgttgtacatcttatatataaaaagaaatgtacattttaatgtcaccactaactgcgagaacgggtcgaccgatttcaggttacgttggggatggtctgtagatgatttatgtgaagtttgcacgaaatcggcatagtagttccggagatatggctggaccgatttttatcaaatcttcagtgaatcttcagatttttacactataccgctaatgaCACTATACCTAATGATTTCAAGGTCAGTAATTGTGgccaaacttttgcaaataaaaaaaaatccaaaaaatttttttttccaaaaattatttttattttttcattcgagaaataaatgctttttttcaTTCCCAACGATCAAACAATGCTAATTTTAATTTCGTTGCTTAACAGTGGTGTACTCTGAAGCGAATGATTTGTGTAACATGTCCGGTACATACCAAATTTTCATATCGTTCGATAAAACAAGTAGGCCGCAGTTAACATTGTACTATAAAAgtgcttttatattatcaaccgATGATAAACAAATTTTCCGAAAGTACAACTAACAAGGTAAACAACGTCGAGAAATCAGATTTCGTTCCCGCctaacttctgccaaatgcaaatgaatattcaatccgttgtcgacaaggtattcaCAAGTCTTACAAttaactacaaaaattcggattggctgtgggaacgtgcaattttggtaccaaaaaatgatgatgtcaacaagctcaatgTGCGAATTAATTGGAACTGACTggcgaaaaaattaaatacaaatcgattgacacagtaatgaacgaagaacaagcctcaattatgctactgaaacattgaaggttggatcacagataatgtttctccgcaacataaacgcgccaaaattatgcaacggaacacgattgaccatcaaaaaatgtacaccaa
This genomic window contains:
- the CRIF gene encoding large ribosomal subunit protein mL64, which codes for MINLIIRRNNKIKLILLNHERKLSRLENQSNGENNESADNGVNHAINCNKSGLLKQHQNMLHNKGPYKEPNSWIHLTEKYQRKVFGRYGSDSGVSPRICFNTNTNNISKARYEELAEPETIQSMIEKYKFQQKCEVDEILKREDEINKKLEKLELWKQELNSRILKKEADAFAAKEKRERLIEEVRRHFGYKVDPRDERFKEVLEQKEREDKKKQKEAKRKAKEQKLMSKLVGKSTT